The nucleotide sequence TAATCCTATCTATCAGACCtgtgctttgtgtttgtgtaaataTGCGTTTGATAATAAAGTCATTCTTTCTATGATTTTTGGCATCCAGGATACTTTTGATTATGAGCAGCAAGTATGACATTTGGGGGTGAAACTTAACATTTTATTCAATTATTCAGCAaagtgtgacaaaaaaaagcaagcagcttaaaaaaatcagttgAAGGATAACTGAGGGCTGTGGAAACTCCAAGGTCACTCCAGAAACTTCTGTCTAGGAATGTCTTTTCACTTTAAGACATGAAAGCTCGAACGCTGCCCCTAATGACGGCTCTGCAGATGGGGCAGTGACGCAGACTGGCGGCACAATCCCCACAAACCACCAGGTGACCACACGGAATGAAGACGATGGACACCAGCTTGTCCATGCACACTTTACAGGttctctcctcctgcagctgtcGCAGCAGTTCCTCTGGGCTGGCTTCCTTCACTGCTGGAGAAAAGATCCACAAGAGAATCGTTTCAGTTCAATGTGTCCTTACACGGCAGAGCAGAGCAACAGTTTATCCACCAGTCATTTTGTCATTTCCAGGTGAAAGCTTTACATGCTTCACCGACTGACCTCTCTCTCTTGCGGGTGTCTGGGCCCGGCCATCTCCTGCACTAGAGCTCCGTCTTATGTCTGGctctgaaaaaaacataaataagacATAGTTTGGGGGGTAAGAcagataaaaaagagaaaactcaTTTGGTGTGGTTGTATTATAAATCCTAAAAATTTTCAGATTGATTCTTTTCCACCTCCATTAAGAAAACCACATGAGTGAATTACATGAGTGTAACGTTACTTTCTAGATAGGAATAATGCATTCTAAGCATCATgaccaagtaaaaaaaagtgtcatcaACAActtgtttataatgtttttctgcagagaacTGGCTCTAAACTGGTCGATCcaaattaaatatgtattttagaaTGGAGTCATCTATTATCTCTTATGCAACAGACTGATCTCAAGAGAAAACGTGTACTAAAATGGGTTTTCTGTAGTGACCAAAGGGGAGAAACTGTGGAATAgtgtcatgttttttatttattattatttttgcctGATGGTTTTAGGGGAAAATACATTTCCctcatgtttttaaagtaaatgttgtccaaaaatgtctttccttttttggcATACCAGTTTAACTGAACCTATAGTACAACACTACTACCCACTCAGGCCCCATTTATGCTGCTTTAAAGTGTTTGAAAATGTCAGTTAAGATACAATACCTTTAACAGTTTCAAATACTGCTAATGGAGGTATGCAACTGAAACATTTTAGATTGaatttttttgcagcttttattgtgaaattgctttgttttgtgctttgaaCCAACtgggaaaaatataaatctgtGAATAAACAGAATTTCTCTCTTTTGAATTAAGGTCAGTTTTAAATTATCTGATTTTTCATAAATTCTTGGgcaagactttttaaaaaataacaaatgcatCTTGATATCTTGAATTTAACACACATTTGGAATGAATGaacaagttttacatttttccgctgttattttacatttgcgTGGCCACAATCTGTTTTTAAGGATCCCATGTTGGTGCTTTGCTTGTAGTACTAGAAgttattaaaaagttttttaaattgtgtcttactaatcttaaaaatgaaaaagccatATTCCCCAAAAGTTATGAAGATTGGTTATCTGAGGACATAGATgttccttccatcttttttttgcctcttaaaatcaattttaaaaagttaaaagttaacatttaaaaaaatggcctTTTGGAAACAGTTCATTTTACTTCTTAACTGCAAAAGGGTTCAAGGTGCTGTAGGGAAAACACATTACTCCTTTAATGCTTATTCTGAGGTTGTCTGAGTCagaatacacagaaaaaatattttctttatcaaaTATTATGTAATATGGAAAACGTTTGTTGATTCAAATTGTCATTTTTGGCAGAACAATGTCAAAAGACCTCACTAATAAAATCTTGGATTACAGAAGGCCATTTAGTTTGCATTTAAAGTCATACAACGATCTGTTTTAACCTCAAGCAGAAAGTATGTGTCCATCACATTGACAGAGGAATATTTCACACTTTGATGTggtaaaagaagcagaaaagtaCAGCAGAAACGCCTCAAAGCGTAGTGTTTGGCTGAAGGGCTTTACCTCTGCTGTTTGCACCTCTCtgtctctcctcttcctccgctTGCAGCACGTCGGTAACCAGGTCAGACACCGACGTGTAGTGCTGGCCTGTCAGGAGGTATTTGGTCTGAACCAGACTCTGGACCAGGCTGTCTTCAAAGCCCATCTGGAGCACAGTTTGCACCACAGGAGACAGCATGGCAGAAGAAGCTCCCAGACCCCCAACCATGTCTGGTGGATAAAGAAATGGAAAactgaaatatatatttaccaCATGATGTTAGCTCGGCAGCCAGTACTAGCCAGATGGTCTCTCCAGCATTCAATAATCACGGCCCAGAAGCAAAACATAAACTCAAATAACTAAACAtcagtttgtttcattttcagcaGCTCCTCAGTTATAAGAAGTAGAGCTGCCTTCTTCAGAGGAATCTGCTCAGCTGCTAActtgaaatgtaaataaagcagtttttcatgcaacaaatcatgaatatatatatCCTCAGATCAATTTGGTCAATGAgctactgtttttttctcaacttgTTAACTGTTTATCGCTGATGATGCACTCTTctggattaaaacattttgttagcgcataatactttattttacatataattagggctgcacgatatgaggaaaactcgcgatatgcgatattggtgattaatattgcgataacgatataatttgcggtatataaacaaatatcaaaccaaccaaaaacataatttccatttcaatgcaacagtataaaaattatactccaaatgacccttgtcgacataggaggcaaacatcaaacataaaagggctcatctgattgatcaaaaacataaacgggtccttccgattggttaaatgcataaagggatttatttcatttattcaatatttcaagctgccatgagtttgtttttagcacatttaacccttgtgctatcttagatgaccccccccttacattgacgtgttattcctaccatgacaaaggtggataaaggtggaaagatttcatgtaatccatggacaccagtgaagatcacaaatcattgaagaaaaaaggttcagcgcactgtttagtgggtctagatgacccaactcccaatgttaaagtgcctaggatagcacaagggtcaaggtaaccatttattgcgattttcgccgtcttttgcggtatgcatattgcacagcttgatgtcgcgataacgatgaATTTGCGGTATATTTCGCAGGCCTAcgtataatttatttaaaaagggtCTTGCGTGTTCCCTGAATGACTCAATGGCAGATCAGACAACAATAAAGAAGTGCTGATATGATCCATAACATCAGCAGAGAAGACAGGTTTCATGGGAGACTTCAAGGAATTCACCAACATGGGATTCTATCAAGACTGCATCCTCAGCACTCCATCACCTTTCTCAGAGGAGGAGAGGCATCTCATCCCAACAGCACTTCTGACTGAGGCTCATCAATTCCACAAGTTTCCAAAAAGCTGAATGAAAGTATATGACACAGGATTAACCAGCTGTTAACATTCTTCCACTTAAAAACAAGTGGTGCTGCTGAAGTTAAAAGGTTCTGGGAAGGAGTAAACAGAGAAGACCCATGTACGCAAGAAGCAAAGTAACCCCTGCTGAAAAAAGATAAAGTGTGCTATAATCCACTGAGATAAGAGGGGGGTTTCTAGGGCATCAGCTCAACTGGGCACTGAGGCTTCTTCTAATTAGAAATCTGCTCGTGAAAAAGCATCAGGAACGGTAACGAAGCTGCCAAAAAGGCTGCAGATCAAAAGCAGAAACCTGTAGTGcagtcctctgttaagacacaAAGAGGGGCCAGATCCCCTCCCAGATGGCCTCCTTAGATGGATCAGTCTTATGATCAAAGACCTGAACCCCACAACCTTGGGTTGATCACTGAATAATGTATTAGGCAAATGATCTTTGAGACTtaagaaaatacaataaatgttgatttttataGCATTCCACACACATGAACCACTGATTTGTGTGATACTGTTGTTTGGTCCTGATTTGTCAACATTTGAACTGAAATAGTACTTGAGACTAATTGTGACGGATTTTCATTTATAGCACTTACCATGAGTGGAGCCAATGTCTCTGCCTGGGGGAGTTTGTGAcccctccttaaaaaaaagtaaatgtaatgcTTTGAGTAACAAGTTCAGCATTATTATCACAGATTTTATCCTAAATAACCAAGAGGAATAAAATGTCTCACCCCAGAGTTTCCCAAATGGAAATGAGCATCCTGGATGTTGTTAATGTAGTCCTGACCTCTCGAATGGATCAAAAACTCGCATCTGAGAATTACAAG is from Oryzias latipes chromosome 7, ASM223467v1 and encodes:
- the birc7 gene encoding baculoviral IAP repeat-containing protein 7 isoform X2, encoding MMDDRRTMLRDLEEPLMRRERERLQTFQNWPDEAPVTSEDLAKAGFYFLGSEDKVRCFCCGGILRHWADGDCPTAEHSRHFPNCKFILGQAVGNIPLQPGSSDFVDGQLLSQLQRMTMDDQGTAGQAVYPEMEAEDSRLTTFHNWPSEASIQPDALASAGFFYTGHGDNVKCFFCDGGLRNWEPGDDPWQEHAKWFPRCEFLIHSRGQDYINNIQDAHFHLGNSGEGSQTPPGRDIGSTHDMVGGLGASSAMLSPVVQTVLQMGFEDSLVQSLVQTKYLLTGQHYTSVSDLVTDVLQAEEEERQRGANSREPDIRRSSSAGDGRAQTPARERVKEASPEELLRQLQEERTCKVCMDKLVSIVFIPCGHLVVCGDCAASLRHCPICRAVIRGSVRAFMS
- the birc7 gene encoding baculoviral IAP repeat-containing protein 7 isoform X1, which encodes MMDDRRTMLRDLEEPLMRRERERLQTFQNWPDEAPVTSEDLAKAGFYFLGSEDKVRCFCCGGILRHWADGDCPTAEHSRHFPNCKFILGQAVGNIPLQPGSSDFVDGQLLSQLQRMTMDDQGTAGQAVYPEMEAEDSRLTTFHNWPSEASIQPDALASAGFFYTGHGDNVKCFFCDGGLRNWEPGDDPWQEHAKWFPRCEFLIHSRGQDYINNIQDAHFHLGNSGEGSQTPPGRDIGSTHDMVGGLGASSAMLSPVVQTVLQMGFEDSLVQSLVQTKYLLTGQHYTSVSDLVTDVLQAEEEERQRGANSREPDIRRSSSAGDGRAQTPARERAVKEASPEELLRQLQEERTCKVCMDKLVSIVFIPCGHLVVCGDCAASLRHCPICRAVIRGSVRAFMS